The following proteins are co-located in the Acinetobacter sp. NCu2D-2 genome:
- a CDS encoding ATP-binding protein, which produces MDTNANPSQAPQRVIHTRRKYNTWVVDESIEDYALRYAPKSVRKWSLGTVTNTAIAAVSFLAMEALGATMLWQYGFSNAFWALVVVSIIIFLTSWPIGYYAARYNIDIDLLTRGAGFGYIGSSITSVIYASFTFIFFAFEAAIMGLALELGLGIPLSLGYLISSIIILPLVIKGIGFINKVQALTQPIWLFLLLLPWCFVLVKHPSLVNEIALIEGIKSQSAGFDLVFFGASCTVLFALITQIGEQADYLRFLPDKKNIKRKWNWAVFFGGPAWIIAGFIKIFMGMLLMALALKFLVPSSELTDPNYLYWIAFQQVVNHPGLALFLTVLFVCIAQIKINVTNAYAGSLAWSNFFARLTHSHPGRIVWLVFNIFIALLLMELGVIHAVERVLGLYSNVALAWIGALVADLIICKPLGLSPKGIEFRRAYLYDINPVGVGSLFIASSISLLCYWGVFGHIAQSLAGFIALGTAMLCVPMIAYLTKGKYYLARKEKPILECVQTQTCVVCEHDYELADMASCPAYSGHICSLCCTLEARCHDLCKPHARWSNQLRIFAAWFLPKYWVQHINTRLSLYILLVFVLGVVLAVSLSLVYLQELSNTANLFQQSDALLTLFIKIYVVLFLLLCVAAWWLVLNDESRRQAQLESNTQTQLLMDEIEAHKITDRQLQDARIQAEKANEAKSRYVVGISHELRTPLNSILGYSQLLQKQEQLSEKGEAALGVISRSGQHLTSLIDGLLDLARIETGKISLEMSNIDFPKFLDQIVHMFEPQFAQRQLDFKVEVSDKIPQYVRIDKKRLEQVLINLLGNALKFTVSGEVKFKVDYRFQTAYFEIQDTGCGIAEEDLERIFQPFERGHNVVQGSFAGTGLGLPIVKLLVDILGGELKVSSQLQQGSAFKIKLYLPSKSLIHPIADVASNTVVGYTGKRRKILVVDNELTDRGLVLNFLQPLGFILEEAESGLECLRKVPVFNPDLILMDLSMPMLGGWETAKILRKNKITNVPIIIISADANERMQNPETDVLNEDFLVKPVDLNLLLNKVGDKLGLKWIQQKDAVKSIDAEANEPVNAVQMVESAQIEKKIEIQSLNLEDAIKQLKQHLEIGYIRGAKQQLAQCEQDFAMYHELWQQIENDLKQFDFKKSIQRLHEQFAPVDQDNGNGAC; this is translated from the coding sequence ATGGACACAAATGCCAATCCAAGCCAAGCTCCTCAGCGTGTGATTCATACTCGGCGCAAGTACAACACTTGGGTCGTGGATGAAAGTATTGAAGATTACGCACTGAGATATGCACCGAAATCTGTGCGTAAATGGTCCTTGGGTACAGTAACCAATACCGCAATTGCCGCAGTTAGCTTTTTGGCGATGGAAGCACTGGGTGCCACCATGCTTTGGCAATATGGCTTTAGCAATGCATTTTGGGCATTGGTAGTTGTCTCTATCATTATTTTTCTAACCAGTTGGCCGATTGGCTATTATGCAGCACGTTATAACATTGACATTGACCTTCTCACGCGTGGTGCGGGCTTTGGCTACATCGGCTCATCTATCACTTCAGTGATTTATGCCAGTTTCACCTTTATTTTCTTTGCCTTTGAAGCCGCGATTATGGGTCTGGCTTTGGAATTGGGCTTAGGAATTCCGCTAAGTTTGGGTTATCTGATTTCGTCAATCATCATTTTACCACTGGTCATTAAAGGCATTGGTTTCATTAATAAAGTCCAAGCACTGACACAACCAATATGGTTATTCTTATTGCTATTGCCTTGGTGCTTTGTATTGGTGAAGCATCCGAGTTTAGTTAATGAAATTGCGCTGATTGAGGGCATTAAAAGTCAGAGTGCAGGCTTTGATTTGGTGTTTTTTGGTGCATCGTGTACGGTTCTATTTGCGTTAATTACCCAAATTGGTGAGCAGGCCGATTATTTACGCTTTTTACCCGATAAAAAAAATATAAAAAGAAAATGGAACTGGGCTGTTTTTTTTGGCGGCCCCGCTTGGATTATCGCCGGCTTTATTAAAATTTTTATGGGTATGTTGTTAATGGCATTGGCACTGAAGTTTTTGGTGCCATCAAGTGAACTTACCGATCCGAATTATTTATATTGGATTGCATTTCAGCAGGTCGTGAATCATCCAGGCTTGGCACTCTTCCTCACCGTACTGTTTGTCTGTATTGCGCAAATCAAAATTAATGTCACCAATGCTTATGCAGGCTCACTCGCTTGGTCAAATTTCTTTGCACGTTTAACCCATAGTCATCCAGGCCGTATTGTCTGGCTCGTATTCAACATCTTTATTGCATTGTTATTGATGGAACTAGGGGTGATTCATGCTGTAGAGCGTGTGCTTGGTTTATATAGTAATGTGGCATTGGCATGGATTGGCGCTTTAGTTGCGGATCTAATCATCTGTAAACCGTTGGGTCTGAGTCCTAAAGGCATTGAGTTTAGGCGTGCTTATTTATATGACATTAATCCTGTCGGGGTAGGGAGTCTATTTATTGCATCGAGCATTTCACTGCTGTGTTATTGGGGTGTATTTGGGCATATTGCTCAATCACTTGCAGGTTTTATTGCTTTAGGTACAGCGATGCTCTGCGTACCGATGATTGCCTATTTAACCAAGGGCAAATATTACCTCGCACGGAAAGAAAAGCCGATTCTAGAATGTGTGCAAACCCAAACCTGTGTGGTCTGTGAGCATGATTATGAACTCGCAGATATGGCAAGTTGCCCGGCCTATAGTGGGCATATTTGTTCGCTGTGCTGTACCTTAGAAGCCCGCTGTCATGACTTGTGTAAACCACATGCACGTTGGTCTAATCAATTACGTATTTTTGCGGCTTGGTTTTTGCCTAAATATTGGGTACAGCACATTAATACACGTCTAAGTCTGTATATCTTATTGGTCTTTGTATTAGGTGTGGTATTAGCGGTCAGCCTGAGTTTAGTGTATTTGCAGGAACTCTCCAATACCGCAAATTTATTCCAGCAGTCAGATGCGTTGTTAACGCTCTTTATTAAAATTTATGTGGTTTTATTTTTGCTGCTTTGTGTGGCTGCATGGTGGCTGGTTTTAAATGATGAAAGTCGTCGGCAAGCGCAATTAGAAAGTAACACCCAAACGCAGCTGCTGATGGATGAGATTGAGGCGCATAAAATTACCGATCGCCAACTCCAAGATGCCCGCATTCAAGCAGAAAAAGCCAATGAAGCCAAAAGCCGTTATGTGGTTGGGATTAGTCATGAACTGCGTACCCCACTGAATAGTATTTTAGGTTATAGCCAGTTACTGCAAAAGCAGGAACAACTCTCAGAAAAAGGCGAAGCTGCACTTGGGGTGATTAGCCGCAGTGGTCAGCATCTCACTTCACTTATTGATGGTTTACTCGACTTAGCGCGTATTGAAACAGGGAAAATTTCTTTGGAAATGTCGAATATTGATTTTCCTAAATTCCTTGATCAAATCGTACATATGTTTGAACCCCAGTTTGCACAGCGCCAACTCGATTTTAAAGTTGAGGTCAGTGACAAGATTCCTCAATATGTTCGAATTGATAAGAAACGGCTGGAACAAGTTTTAATTAACTTATTGGGCAATGCGCTGAAATTTACAGTTTCAGGTGAAGTTAAATTCAAGGTCGACTATCGCTTTCAAACGGCATATTTTGAAATTCAGGATACAGGCTGCGGAATTGCTGAAGAGGATCTTGAACGTATCTTCCAACCTTTTGAGCGTGGTCATAATGTGGTTCAAGGCAGCTTTGCTGGCACGGGATTAGGTCTACCAATTGTTAAATTATTGGTGGATATTTTAGGTGGTGAACTGAAAGTCAGCAGTCAGCTACAACAAGGTTCAGCCTTTAAAATAAAGCTGTATTTACCGTCTAAATCATTGATTCATCCGATTGCTGATGTCGCATCCAATACTGTTGTTGGCTATACAGGTAAACGCCGAAAAATTTTGGTGGTGGACAATGAATTAACAGACCGTGGACTAGTCTTAAACTTCTTACAGCCCTTAGGTTTTATCTTGGAAGAAGCTGAATCTGGACTTGAATGTTTGCGTAAAGTGCCTGTGTTTAATCCTGATTTGATCTTGATGGATCTAAGTATGCCGATGCTCGGTGGATGGGAAACCGCTAAAATTTTACGTAAAAATAAAATTACCAATGTGCCTATCATCATTATCTCGGCGGATGCCAATGAGCGCATGCAAAATCCAGAAACAGATGTATTGAACGAAGACTTCTTAGTTAAACCTGTTGATCTGAATCTGTTGCTCAATAAAGTGGGCGATAAACTTGGTTTGAAATGGATTCAGCAAAAAGATGCAGTCAAATCAATTGACGCTGAGGCGAATGAACCTGTCAATGCAGTGCAGATGGTCGAATCAGCTCAGATTGAAAAAAAGATAGAAATACAGTCGCTGAATTTAGAAGATGCGATTAAGCAATTAAAACAGCATTTAGAAATAGGGTATATCCGCGGTGCAAAACAGCAACTTGCACAATGTGAACAGGATTTTGCCATGTACCATGAATTATGGCAGCAGATTGAAAACGATTTAAAACAGTTCGACTTTAAGAAATCTATACAGCGTTTACATGAACAGTTTGCGCCAGTAGATCAGGATAATGGGAATGGGGCATGTTAG
- a CDS encoding response regulator transcription factor — protein MLESILIVDDIPENLSLLHESLDQAGYQVLVATNGFSAIEVAHRSQPDMILLDGSMPEMDGFETCLQLKASPVTEHIPVIFMTGLTETEHILKGFQVGGVDYVTKPLNIDEVQARVKTHLLQARLMHQQKQMLDATGSAILSLGLNGEIIWQTPIVSELLQKHDVDLGHFQNSLKIWLEDLLKQPDQANLLHGQYGHQHQQLQLNLLTKIEGERFFKHVLVQLKEQTQMPSAEEIAQACPTLTPREAEVMHWVTMGKTNRDIAEILQLSPRTVNKHLEHVFEKLFVETRTAAVLHVTSACQNQAVA, from the coding sequence ATGTTAGAAAGTATTTTGATTGTAGATGATATTCCTGAAAATCTAAGCCTATTGCATGAAAGTCTAGATCAGGCAGGTTACCAAGTCTTGGTGGCGACCAATGGTTTTAGTGCCATAGAAGTCGCTCACCGTTCCCAGCCTGACATGATTTTGCTGGATGGCAGCATGCCAGAAATGGATGGTTTTGAAACATGTCTGCAATTAAAAGCGAGTCCTGTGACCGAACATATTCCTGTGATTTTTATGACGGGATTAACCGAAACTGAGCATATTTTAAAAGGCTTTCAGGTCGGTGGTGTGGACTATGTGACTAAGCCCTTGAATATTGATGAAGTCCAAGCACGTGTGAAAACACACTTACTCCAAGCACGTTTAATGCATCAACAAAAGCAAATGTTAGATGCGACAGGCAGTGCCATTTTATCCCTTGGATTAAATGGTGAAATTATTTGGCAAACACCAATTGTCAGTGAACTTCTTCAAAAGCATGATGTCGATCTGGGGCATTTCCAAAATAGCTTAAAAATTTGGCTAGAAGATTTACTCAAACAGCCTGATCAAGCAAATTTACTTCATGGTCAATATGGGCATCAGCACCAACAACTGCAATTAAATTTGTTAACCAAAATTGAGGGGGAGCGTTTCTTTAAACATGTATTGGTGCAGCTCAAAGAACAAACTCAAATGCCGAGCGCAGAGGAAATTGCACAGGCATGTCCAACCCTAACACCACGTGAAGCCGAAGTCATGCATTGGGTGACGATGGGTAAAACCAACCGTGATATTGCCGAAATTTTGCAGCTCAGTCCGCGTACGGTGAATAAACACTTAGAGCATGTATTTGAGAAGCTTTTTGTGGAAACACGAACAGCGGCAGTGTTACACGTAACTTCTGCTTGTCAGAATCAGGCGGTTGCTTAA
- a CDS encoding transposase, which yields MLFNFNISRLDQRLVKRYNNLVQLNMNPLASLAPAIKDIASAQKNSFATTQAVWRFLNNDKISFKQLNEPIQKLACDQIKTSLHRYALVIHDWSQIQYVTHRNKTQKLQRTHQYDSGYELQTSLLVDAASGLPVAPLAQTLSSASGCYSTFNEQQTERKTHLDSLSEQIQKVEQFPLDKTCVHIIDREGDSIAHLRELSSHGFQWLIRAKEGNRIEHQGEICKVGEVAERIEIQQVKPISYKGNQHMLYVGETNVRLTRAAKSNKKDCLGQRVTPQKGAAIEARLIIAVVKDINEKTVARWSLISNVPTEITAVELTTWYYWRWSIECYFKLLKQAGHDIESWLQTTPEAILRRLLISCMACVLTWRVQRCTDEQNQKVRAFLTRLSGRQQKRGKVESAPAILAGLSILLNTLQLLSEYSIDELNEIATIALGT from the coding sequence ATGCTCTTCAATTTTAACATCTCTCGCTTAGATCAGCGCCTTGTCAAACGTTACAACAACCTTGTTCAACTCAATATGAATCCTCTTGCTTCACTTGCTCCTGCAATCAAAGATATTGCCTCTGCTCAAAAAAATAGTTTCGCAACGACGCAAGCTGTATGGCGGTTTTTAAATAATGATAAAATCTCATTTAAACAATTAAATGAACCTATTCAAAAACTTGCTTGTGATCAGATTAAGACATCGCTGCATCGTTATGCTTTAGTTATTCATGATTGGTCACAAATCCAATATGTGACACATCGTAATAAAACCCAAAAACTCCAAAGGACACATCAGTACGACTCAGGCTATGAATTACAAACGAGCTTACTTGTTGATGCTGCTTCTGGACTTCCTGTTGCTCCATTAGCTCAGACCCTTTCTAGTGCTTCAGGTTGCTATTCGACATTCAATGAGCAACAGACCGAACGTAAAACCCATTTAGACTCCCTTTCTGAACAAATTCAAAAAGTTGAACAGTTTCCTCTTGATAAAACCTGCGTACATATTATTGATCGTGAAGGAGATTCCATTGCTCATCTCAGGGAATTAAGCAGTCATGGTTTTCAATGGCTTATTCGAGCAAAGGAAGGAAATCGGATTGAGCATCAGGGTGAAATATGTAAAGTTGGAGAAGTTGCTGAACGTATCGAAATACAGCAAGTGAAACCCATTTCTTATAAGGGTAATCAACATATGCTTTATGTTGGAGAAACCAATGTTCGGCTTACCCGTGCTGCAAAATCAAATAAAAAAGATTGTTTAGGTCAAAGAGTTACTCCTCAGAAAGGTGCTGCAATTGAGGCTAGACTGATTATTGCGGTGGTTAAAGATATTAATGAAAAGACAGTTGCAAGATGGTCATTGATCAGTAATGTACCAACTGAGATTACCGCAGTAGAACTGACGACTTGGTATTACTGGCGTTGGTCAATCGAATGTTATTTCAAACTTCTCAAGCAAGCAGGCCATGATATTGAGTCATGGCTTCAGACTACGCCAGAAGCGATTTTAAGGCGTTTGCTAATCAGTTGTATGGCTTGTGTGTTGACGTGGAGAGTACAGCGCTGTACAGATGAACAAAATCAGAAAGTCCGTGCATTTTTGACTAGACTTTCAGGTAGACAACAGAAAAGAGGCAAGGTAGAGAGTGCGCCTGCCATATTGGCAGGACTCTCGATTTTACTAAATACTCTTCAACTGCTCTCAGAATATTCAATAGATGAACTGAATGAAATCGCAACTATTGCACTAGGTACCTAA
- a CDS encoding phospholipase D family protein — protein sequence MAKFLNTSATNFFLEELIKNAKERLILISPYLRLNDRIKELLEDKDRLKIDVRIVYGKSDLHPEEIKWIQKLDYVRLSFCKNLHAKCYLNESECIISSLNLYEFSQVNNNEMGISVRKYEDDDVFKDAYEEAQRIIRISEEVRITLDAVKQTATTEETDNEDENNFSKLTTSKLAAKHKLKTADLLEKLVEKGFLKLNENGKHFLTDEGKLKGGEYRPSQYGGYFLWNDTTEL from the coding sequence ATGGCTAAGTTCTTAAACACCAGCGCAACGAATTTCTTTTTAGAAGAACTCATCAAAAATGCCAAAGAGCGTTTAATTCTTATCAGTCCTTATTTACGTCTCAATGATCGTATTAAAGAACTTTTAGAAGATAAAGATCGTTTGAAGATTGATGTTCGTATTGTCTATGGTAAAAGTGACTTACATCCTGAAGAGATTAAATGGATTCAGAAACTGGACTATGTTCGCCTTAGTTTTTGTAAGAACTTACATGCTAAATGCTACCTCAATGAATCTGAATGTATTATTTCAAGCCTAAACCTTTATGAGTTTAGCCAAGTCAATAATAATGAAATGGGAATTTCTGTCCGCAAATATGAAGATGATGACGTCTTTAAAGATGCGTATGAAGAAGCGCAGCGAATTATTCGTATTAGTGAAGAAGTTCGAATCACGCTTGATGCTGTTAAACAGACAGCAACTACAGAAGAAACAGATAATGAAGATGAAAACAACTTCAGTAAATTAACCACATCAAAACTTGCCGCTAAACATAAACTTAAAACCGCTGATCTTCTCGAAAAACTGGTTGAGAAAGGTTTTCTAAAACTCAATGAAAATGGAAAGCACTTTTTAACAGACGAAGGAAAGTTAAAAGGTGGTGAATATCGCCCAAGTCAATATGGCGGTTATTTTTTATGGAATGACACTACAGAGTTATAA
- a CDS encoding GNAT family N-acetyltransferase, with protein sequence MNQFNIRAAKYSDLSAIEQIYNHHVTTGCATWNTTPFNPEHFQRLFDHLKDHDFPFFVVEETSSQDIVGYADYSHFRHIQGFSRTVELSIFLKEHYSGYGLGSRLLTLLIEHAKRHHKHVIVAAIDSENQASIHLHRKFSFQQTGFMPQVGQKFGQWRDLVLMQLILDE encoded by the coding sequence ATGAATCAATTTAACATTCGAGCTGCAAAATATAGTGACTTGAGCGCGATCGAACAGATTTATAATCATCATGTCACCACAGGTTGTGCAACATGGAATACCACACCATTTAATCCTGAACATTTTCAGCGTCTATTCGACCATCTAAAAGACCATGATTTCCCCTTTTTTGTGGTTGAAGAAACCTCAAGTCAAGACATTGTAGGCTATGCCGATTATTCTCATTTTCGCCATATTCAAGGCTTTAGTCGGACTGTTGAATTATCGATCTTTTTAAAAGAACATTATTCTGGCTATGGTCTAGGTTCACGTTTATTAACCCTACTAATTGAACATGCCAAACGTCATCACAAGCATGTCATAGTTGCAGCCATTGACTCTGAGAACCAAGCATCTATTCATTTACATCGTAAATTCAGCTTTCAACAAACAGGTTTTATGCCGCAAGTAGGGCAAAAGTTTGGACAATGGCGTGATTTGGTTTTAATGCAATTGATCTTGGATGAATGA
- a CDS encoding outer membrane protein OmpK, producing MKLKQIAALCALASTAAVAQAAPVWQDFSLTALYGENYKSPYAAGDEKLDQSTITAEYAAGLKYGDFFAFADRSNNDGDGNATYFEVSPRLSLGAVTGKKLEVGPIKDVLIATTWEGNSSDDSNFNNYLYGIGFSLDVPYTSYANINFYKAENDVQDDDYQMTITYAIPFKIGSEEFLADAFLDWSTAEKDHKSELNWTSQYKWNVGKHISPATKLYVGIEHSVWNNKYGTDIDQHDVSALVKYHF from the coding sequence ATGAAACTTAAACAAATCGCGGCACTTTGTGCATTGGCTTCAACTGCTGCTGTGGCTCAAGCTGCACCTGTATGGCAAGACTTTAGCTTAACTGCACTTTATGGCGAAAATTATAAATCACCATATGCAGCAGGTGATGAAAAGCTTGATCAAAGCACAATTACTGCTGAATATGCAGCTGGCTTAAAATATGGTGATTTCTTTGCTTTCGCTGACCGTAGCAATAATGATGGTGACGGCAATGCAACCTATTTCGAAGTTTCACCACGTCTTAGCCTTGGTGCTGTTACAGGTAAAAAATTAGAAGTTGGTCCGATCAAAGACGTATTGATTGCAACAACTTGGGAAGGTAACAGTAGTGATGATAGTAACTTCAACAACTACCTATATGGTATCGGCTTCTCTTTAGACGTACCTTATACAAGCTATGCCAATATCAACTTCTACAAAGCTGAAAACGATGTGCAAGATGATGATTATCAAATGACAATCACTTATGCGATTCCATTTAAAATCGGCTCTGAAGAATTCTTAGCTGACGCATTCCTTGACTGGTCTACTGCTGAAAAAGATCACAAAAGTGAACTTAACTGGACGTCTCAATACAAGTGGAATGTAGGTAAACACATCTCTCCAGCAACTAAACTGTATGTCGGTATTGAACATTCTGTTTGGAACAACAAATACGGTACTGATATCGACCAACACGATGTCAGCGCATTGGTTAAATATCATTTCTAA
- a CDS encoding HPF/RaiA family ribosome-associated protein: MNIELRTDKNIQNSDRLIAYVSAELNQEFQRHSERITHFSVHLSDENGAKGGEDDIRCMIEARPAGIKPVVVNHRGHNIATAIHGAIDRLKRSIEHVIEKKDTVKKETLRGGQLEPAMEVDIDD, translated from the coding sequence ATGAACATCGAGCTTCGTACAGATAAAAACATTCAAAATAGTGATCGCTTAATTGCGTATGTAAGTGCAGAATTAAACCAAGAATTTCAACGCCACAGTGAGCGTATTACCCATTTTTCAGTTCATCTTAGTGATGAAAACGGTGCCAAAGGTGGTGAAGATGATATTCGCTGTATGATTGAAGCGCGCCCAGCAGGAATTAAACCTGTCGTAGTCAATCATCGCGGTCATAATATCGCAACTGCTATTCACGGTGCGATTGATCGCTTAAAACGTAGCATCGAACATGTCATCGAGAAAAAAGACACAGTCAAGAAAGAGACTTTACGTGGTGGGCAGTTAGAACCTGCGATGGAAGTCGATATCGACGATTAA
- a CDS encoding ankyrin repeat domain-containing protein, whose translation MLTAQQQLFVQALEELNISQIKQLLADGLNPNFVDFEKGPVISVWSDGLFKWWEEVCEAYEAGQALSAEQKQEKLAIHLEILDTLIAAKVNLHLWDAEEIYGPLWDAASAACVPAVQRLLDENVDPNTKDEDGLTILSSISDLFFDCDFDEINWAEALEEEKQTLELLRSRGAKMSKELN comes from the coding sequence ATGTTAACCGCGCAACAGCAGCTTTTTGTGCAAGCCCTCGAAGAATTAAATATTAGCCAAATCAAACAGCTTTTAGCCGATGGACTCAATCCGAATTTTGTCGATTTTGAAAAAGGTCCTGTAATTTCAGTTTGGTCAGATGGTCTATTTAAATGGTGGGAAGAAGTCTGTGAAGCCTATGAAGCAGGCCAAGCACTTAGTGCTGAACAAAAACAAGAAAAATTAGCGATTCATCTTGAGATTTTAGACACATTGATTGCAGCAAAAGTAAATCTACATTTATGGGATGCTGAAGAAATTTATGGTCCACTTTGGGATGCCGCAAGTGCTGCATGTGTACCTGCCGTTCAACGCCTATTGGATGAAAATGTTGATCCAAATACCAAAGATGAAGATGGTCTGACTATTCTCTCATCCATCAGTGACTTATTCTTCGACTGTGATTTTGACGAAATTAATTGGGCAGAAGCGCTCGAAGAAGAAAAACAAACGCTCGAATTATTACGTAGCCGCGGCGCGAAAATGAGTAAAGAATTGAACTAA
- a CDS encoding transporter — MTIVKALGCAALLGVSAQGFAAAFEFDRPGTGFGTSTTPVGKLAWEQSLPSASYVKSGDETTTTLNADMLLRTGLTDSLELQVGWDGPAWSKTKVAGTSTENDGLGDINVGLKKSIDLQDEQLSFAVLAQAVIATGNDEFSAQDDLYRLGSSVAYQYNDDVNTSISMFYEWQDGDWAITAVPTLQYQIAGPWSGFSELVYRKQESQDNEYALGTGIMYSVNDRMQLDATVGVDLDGSARSYNAGLGVAFLF; from the coding sequence ATGACAATCGTTAAAGCATTAGGATGTGCAGCTCTTCTAGGCGTAAGTGCACAGGGATTTGCAGCTGCATTTGAATTTGACCGTCCAGGGACTGGTTTTGGAACATCGACCACACCTGTAGGGAAATTGGCATGGGAACAATCACTCCCTAGCGCAAGCTATGTGAAATCAGGGGATGAAACTACCACTACCTTAAATGCAGACATGTTATTGCGTACTGGCTTGACTGACAGTTTAGAGTTGCAAGTAGGTTGGGATGGTCCAGCGTGGTCAAAGACCAAGGTGGCAGGTACATCAACTGAAAATGATGGCTTAGGTGACATCAATGTCGGCTTGAAAAAATCAATTGATTTACAAGATGAACAACTGTCATTTGCAGTTTTAGCTCAAGCGGTTATTGCCACAGGAAATGATGAATTTTCTGCTCAGGATGATCTTTACCGTTTAGGCTCAAGCGTGGCCTATCAATATAATGATGATGTTAATACCTCGATTAGCATGTTCTATGAATGGCAAGATGGGGATTGGGCAATTACTGCGGTTCCAACCTTACAATATCAAATTGCAGGACCATGGTCGGGCTTCTCTGAATTGGTCTACCGTAAGCAAGAAAGTCAGGATAATGAATACGCACTTGGCACAGGTATCATGTATAGCGTGAATGATCGCATGCAACTCGATGCTACAGTGGGTGTCGATTTAGATGGTTCAGCACGTAGTTACAATGCAGGACTGGGCGTTGCTTTCTTATTTTAA